From the genome of Solidesulfovibrio carbinolicus, one region includes:
- the dsrK gene encoding sulfate reduction electron transfer complex DsrMKJOP subunit DsrK — MAKYPPPEELIKINYTTPVKSWMDTKTAFKPGNFSYPGKPDILKYLGMPNPREWTPTDDDWKLPPDWQRIVMEKFREKLKKYRSFKIFMDICVRCGACADKCHFFIGGGDPKNMPVLRAELLRSIYRGEFSAAAKVLGKLAGARKLEEDVIKEWFLYFYQCTECRRCSLFCPYGIDTAEITMMARELLHEVGCNINWILEPAANCNRTGNHLGIQPHAYKDMMDFLCDDIEEITGKRIRPNVNKKGCEILFITPSGDIFADPGIYTYMGYLILFEHLGLDVTWSTYASEGGNFGLFTSDKMMKKLNAKMYAEAERLGAKWILGGECGHMWRVINQYMSTMNGPADFLETPVSPITGTKFDAAAGTKMLHIAEFTADLIKHGKLNLDPSRNDNFKTTFHDSCNPARGMGLFEEPRYVLKNVCRYFYEMPENTIREQTFCCGGGAGLNNEEFTETRLRGGLPRGNAVKYVRDRHGVNNLACVCAIDRATLPPLCDYWAPGVGVSGLHELVGNAIILDGEKKRTTDLRQNPLPGMEDEEE, encoded by the coding sequence ATGGCCAAGTATCCGCCACCGGAAGAACTGATCAAGATCAACTACACCACGCCGGTCAAGTCGTGGATGGACACCAAGACAGCTTTTAAACCGGGCAACTTCAGCTACCCGGGCAAGCCCGATATCCTCAAGTACCTGGGGATGCCCAACCCCCGCGAGTGGACGCCCACCGACGACGACTGGAAGCTGCCGCCCGACTGGCAGCGCATCGTCATGGAGAAGTTCCGCGAGAAGCTCAAGAAGTACCGCTCGTTTAAGATCTTCATGGACATCTGCGTGCGCTGCGGCGCCTGCGCCGACAAGTGCCACTTCTTCATCGGCGGCGGCGATCCGAAAAACATGCCGGTGCTGCGCGCGGAACTGTTGCGCTCCATCTACCGCGGCGAGTTCTCGGCGGCCGCCAAGGTGCTCGGCAAGCTGGCCGGCGCCCGCAAGCTCGAAGAAGACGTCATCAAGGAATGGTTCCTGTACTTCTACCAGTGCACGGAATGCCGCCGGTGTTCGCTTTTCTGCCCCTACGGCATCGACACCGCCGAAATCACCATGATGGCCCGCGAGCTGCTCCATGAAGTGGGCTGCAACATCAACTGGATCCTCGAACCGGCCGCCAACTGCAACCGCACCGGCAACCACCTCGGCATCCAGCCCCACGCCTACAAGGACATGATGGATTTCCTCTGCGACGACATCGAGGAAATCACCGGCAAGCGCATCCGGCCCAACGTGAACAAGAAGGGTTGCGAAATCCTTTTTATCACGCCGTCCGGCGACATCTTTGCCGACCCGGGCATCTACACCTACATGGGCTACCTGATCCTGTTCGAGCACCTGGGCCTGGACGTCACCTGGAGCACCTACGCTTCCGAGGGCGGCAACTTCGGCCTTTTCACCTCGGACAAGATGATGAAAAAGCTCAACGCCAAGATGTACGCCGAGGCCGAACGCCTGGGCGCCAAATGGATTCTTGGCGGCGAGTGCGGCCACATGTGGCGCGTGATCAACCAGTACATGTCCACCATGAACGGCCCGGCCGACTTCCTGGAAACCCCGGTGTCCCCCATCACCGGCACCAAGTTCGACGCCGCCGCCGGCACCAAGATGCTCCACATCGCGGAGTTCACCGCCGACCTGATCAAGCACGGCAAGCTCAACCTTGATCCGTCGCGCAACGACAACTTCAAGACCACCTTCCACGATTCCTGCAACCCTGCCCGCGGCATGGGTCTTTTTGAAGAACCCCGCTACGTGCTCAAAAACGTCTGCCGGTACTTCTACGAAATGCCCGAAAACACCATCCGCGAGCAGACCTTCTGCTGCGGCGGCGGCGCGGGCCTCAACAACGAAGAGTTCACCGAGACGCGCCTGCGCGGCGGCCTGCCCCGGGGCAACGCGGTCAAGTATGTGCGCGATCGGCACGGCGTCAACAACCTGGCCTGCGTCTGCGCCATCGACCGTGCCACGTTGCCGCCTCTGTGCGACTACTGGGCTCCGGGTGTCGGCGTCTCCGGCCTGCATGAGTTGGTGGGCAATGCGATCATCCTCGACGGCGAGAAGAAGCGCACCACCGATCTCAGGCAAAACCCCCTGCCGGGGATGGAGGACGAGGAGGAATAA
- the dsrJ gene encoding sulfate reduction electron transfer complex DsrMKJOP subunit DsrJ — translation MYNAKYIIPGIIFFLALAFAPVVYNMGHKFEVTPELPKDQKDCVLPTQEMRDKHMQLLNEWRNEAVRDGNRIFVNAKGQKYVKSLTNTCMSCHTDKAKFCDRCHDTVGVAPYCWDCHNLTPDQKSPIPPVAQAASGGH, via the coding sequence ATGTACAATGCCAAATATATCATACCAGGCATTATCTTCTTCCTGGCCCTCGCCTTCGCTCCCGTGGTCTACAACATGGGCCACAAGTTTGAAGTGACGCCGGAGCTGCCCAAGGATCAGAAGGACTGCGTGCTGCCGACCCAGGAAATGCGCGACAAGCACATGCAACTGCTCAACGAATGGCGCAACGAAGCCGTTCGCGACGGCAACCGCATCTTCGTCAACGCCAAAGGCCAGAAATACGTCAAGAGCCTGACCAACACCTGCATGTCCTGCCACACGGACAAGGCCAAGTTCTGTGACCGTTGCCACGACACGGTAGGCGTGGCCCCCTATTGCTGGGATTGCCACAACCTCACGCCAGACCAGAAGTCGCCCATTCCCCCCGTCGCGCAAGCGGCCTCGGGCGGGCACTAG
- the dsrO gene encoding sulfate reduction electron transfer complex DsrMKJOP subunit DsrO, giving the protein MKSNRREFLKLAAVSAMGIGAARLGFLGDAPAFAESVPTAANFEEGLKAKHWGMAIFTAKMTPEMNAKCRKACHTEHNVPDIAGPKEIKWFWGANFEESFPTEHGHYLSEEIEHRQFPLLCNQCETPMCVKVCPTQATFQRPDGIVMMDFHRCIGCRYCMAGCPYGARSFNFQDPRPFIKSFNPLFPTRMRGVVEKCNFCAERLAIGKLPVCVEAAEGALVFGDLSDEQSDIRKALREHFAIRRKPDAGTSPSVYYIL; this is encoded by the coding sequence ATGAAAAGCAACAGACGAGAGTTCCTGAAGCTGGCCGCCGTCTCCGCCATGGGGATCGGCGCCGCCCGGCTCGGTTTCCTCGGCGACGCCCCGGCGTTCGCCGAGAGCGTGCCCACGGCCGCCAACTTCGAAGAGGGCCTGAAGGCCAAACACTGGGGCATGGCGATTTTCACCGCCAAGATGACCCCGGAGATGAACGCCAAATGCCGCAAGGCCTGCCATACCGAGCACAACGTGCCCGACATCGCCGGCCCCAAGGAGATCAAGTGGTTCTGGGGAGCCAACTTCGAGGAGTCCTTCCCCACCGAGCACGGCCACTACCTGTCCGAGGAGATCGAGCACCGGCAGTTTCCGCTGCTGTGCAACCAGTGCGAAACCCCCATGTGCGTCAAGGTCTGCCCCACCCAGGCGACCTTCCAGCGCCCCGACGGCATCGTCATGATGGACTTCCACCGCTGCATCGGCTGCCGCTACTGCATGGCCGGTTGCCCCTATGGCGCGCGCAGCTTCAACTTCCAGGACCCGCGACCGTTTATCAAGAGCTTCAATCCGCTCTTCCCCACCCGGATGCGCGGCGTCGTGGAAAAATGCAACTTCTGCGCCGAGCGCCTGGCCATCGGCAAGCTGCCCGTGTGCGTGGAAGCGGCCGAGGGCGCCCTGGTCTTCGGCGACCTGTCCGACGAGCAGTCCGACATCCGCAAGGCGCTGCGCGAACATTTCGCCATCCGCCGCAAACCGGACGCCGGCACCTCGCCGAGCGTGTATTACATCCTGTGA